Within Limanda limanda chromosome 1, fLimLim1.1, whole genome shotgun sequence, the genomic segment acttggtagaagagatccgaaactatgaccaccagggccgggtctaggcaggggcaagaataaataaatgttgtgccccctcaaactaaatcccaatttataataataatataataaagcacaatgccccctcatacatgcctgtctagacccggccctgatgaCCAcgagtataacccgtcactgaccggaggATTCGTCCGCCAGAAAACcatcttcgacaaaaaacattactcccccTAGTGGTCTGGTGGGGAACTGCATGGCAACACGTGCAACGCttgtaaaaccatgaatgagaacgagtcctgcgtcacaactgcgtgaaaagccgcagacgccgctgcagaagcatgcgccggcctttagattcttcagtttggttcatgtcccgtctgctaacatggaggaggaggcttcATGAGCTGTACctcagccagacaccagggggcagccGAGAGGAAGACGCACGTTTCACAGTCAATGTGTTGAATCCCTGCAGACTTCACACCTagaataatacaatataactaCGCATGtgcaatgcattgtgggtcCAGCCTCTCAGGTAACGACCCTTCGAAACACCTGCGACTCCAGCATCAGTGAGAACTGAAGGAGTGAAACGTCTCATCACCGGGATCCACCGTGACCCACAAGGAACCACCGGGACCCACAAGGAACCACCTGGACCCACAAGGAACCACCTGGAACCACAAGGAACCACCGGGACCCACAAGGAACCACCGGGACCCACAAGGAACCACCGTGACCCTCAAGGAACCACCAGGAACCACAAGGATTCACCGGGATCCACCATGACCCTCAAGGAACCACAAGGAACCACCAGAACCCACAAGGATTCACCGGGATCCACCATGACCCTCAAGGAACCACCGGGACCCACCGTGACCCTCAAGGAACCACCGGGACCCACAAGGATTCACCGGGATCCACCATGACCCTCAAGGAACCACCGGGACCCACCAGGAACCACCAGGACCCACAAGGAACCACCGGGACCCACAAGAACCACAAGGATCCACAACAAACCACCGGGACCCACAAGGAACCACCGGGATCCACAAGGAACCACCGTGACCCTCAAGGAATCACCGGGATCCCAAGGGAACCACAAGGAACCACCAGGACCCACAAGGAACCACAATGACCCTCAAGGAACCACTGGGACCCCTGGGACCCCCAACGAACCACCGGGACCCACAACAAACCACCGGGACCCACAAAGatccatcaggatccaccaggACCCTCAAGgaaccatcaggatccaccaggAACCACAAGGAACCACCGGGACCCACAAGGAACCACAAGGAACCACGGGATCCACAAAAAACCACCGGGACCCACAAGGATCCATTAGGACCCACCATGACCCTCAAAGAACCACCGGGACCCACCAGGAACCACCAGGAACCACAAGGAACCACAAGGAACCACCGGGACCCACAAGGATCCATTAGGACCCACCAGGACCCTCAAGGAACCACCATGAGCCTCAAAGAACCACCGGGACCCACGAGGAACCACCGGGACCCACAACAAACCAGCGGGACCCACAAGGATCCATCAGGATCCACAACAAACCACCAGGAACCTCTAGGAACCCCCGTGACGATCCACCGGGATCAACTAGGACCTCTTCACAGACGGGATTAAGTTGTGTTATATTGTGTAAAGACACTAATATGTCAAATTGTTCAAGAgactaaattaaaaatcatttatagatatgtttttaaaaaagcacaatATGAAGATGTGTTGTGAGGAGATGATACATTTGTTTTCAGAAAGGAAATTTATTTTGAATCATCTTTCATGATGattatgataatgatgaagatggagCAGGTGcagatgaagatggtgatgataaataagatgaagatgataataATTAAGGTGAAGATAGTGATGATAAATATGACGAAGATGGAGCAGCttcagatgatgaagatgataataactaagatgaagatgataataATTAAGGTGAAGATAGTGATGATTACGATGAAAGTGATGAAGATGGATCagctgctgatgaagatgatgataaatatgaagatggagcagctgcagaggaacatgataataatgataaagatgataataatgatgaagatgagggttATGATAGATACGATAATGAAGATGGatcagctgcagaggaacatgataataatgataaagatGAGGGTTATGATAGATATGATAATGAAGATGGATCagctgctgatgaagatgataatgatgaagatgatgataaatatgatgatgaagatggatcGGCTGCTGATGAacatgataatgatgaagatgaagatggatcagctgctgatgaagatgataataatgatgaagatggaACAGCttctgatgaagatgataataatgatgaagatgttgAAGATGGATCagctgctgatgaagatgataataatgatgaagatggatcagctgctgatgaagatgataataatgatgaagatggatcagctgctgatgaagatgataataatgatgaagatggatcagctgctgatgaagatgataataatgatgaagatgaagatggagcagctgctgatgaagatgataataatgatgaagatgaagatggagccgctgctgatgaagatgataataatgatgaagatggagcagctgatgaagactctccctcctcctcttcctcttcgtgcAGCTCGTGTCTCTTTAAGAGAGGTTTCCTCAGGacggagtggggggggtggggggtgctgGATGGGTTCACTGGGTTCATGTAGTACcggagcctcctcctcttcctcctcttcctcctcttcctcagcccGGCTGCTGCTCCTCGGTGAACCGGGACCTGAGGAGACCTGAGGAGACCTGATCCATGGTGGAGACCCGgaccttctcctgcaggacacagacCAGCTGAGGACGAGAGGACATGACGGCAggtcgctgtgtgtgtctgtccgcgtgtgtgtgtgtgtgtgtcagcgtgtgtgtgtgtgtgtgtgtgtgtgtgtgtgtgtgtctgtcagcgtgtgtgtgtgtgtctgtcagcgtgtgtgtgtgtgtgtcagcgtgtgtgtgtgtgtgtctgtgtgtgtgtgcgtctgtcagcgtgtgtgtgtgtgtgtgtgtgtgtgtgtgtctgtcagcgtgtgtgtgtgtgtctgtccgcgtgtgtgtgtgtctgtcagcgtgtgtgtgtctgtcagcgtgtgtgtgtgtgtctgtgtgtgtgtgcgtctgtcagcgtgtgtgtgttgctcctcTTGTATTaatgtgttacagtgtgtgacaatgtgtaacagtgtgtgtgtctgtcagcgtgtgtgtgttgctcctcTGGTATTaatgtgttacagtgtgtgtgtgtgtcagtgtgtgttgcttcagCTGTATTAACGCGCGCtgctgtgttactgtgtgtgtgtgtgttactctgtgagtgtgatagtgtgtgttactgtgtgtgtgtgagtgtgatagtgtgtgttactgtgtgagtgtgatagtgtgtgttactgtgtgagtgtgatagtgtgtgttactgtgtgtgcgcgctgctCCCGTGGTATTAACgcgtgttgtgtgtctgtgttgtgtgtctgtgttgtgtgacaGTGTGATGGCGATGGATCGAGGCCGCGCCAGGCTGGCGGCTGTTCCCAGAGCcgcgccgcccccccccccgctgcagccGCCCCCCCCGCTGCAGGACATCCAGGAGCTGGCGTCCAGGCGCGTGGACGTGCAGAAGAAGCGCTTCTACCTGGACGTGAAGCAGAGTGCGCGCGGCCGCTTCCTGAAGATCGCCGAGGTGTGGATCGGCCGGGGGGGGCAGGACAACGTGCGGAAGAGCAAGCTGACGCTGTCCATGTGCGCGGCCCCGGCGCTGCGCGGCTGCCTCGGGGACTTCATCGACTGTTACGCGCGCATCGGGCTGCGCGGCCCCGACGAGCCGCACAGCAACGGACAGGGCCGCGTGCACGAGCCCCGCAGGAGGCCGCACGAGCACGCGCCTCCGTCTCCCGCCGGCTCCGCCGCGTCCGACGAGCACGCGCAGCGCGTGCTGAAGAGCGAGCTGATCGAGCGCGACAACCGGAAGTACTTCCTGGACCTGAAGGAGAACCAGCGCGGGCGCTTCCTGCGCATCCGGCAGACggtgagcaggggggggggccacGGCAGCATGGGCTTCTACGGGACGGGAATCGAACACACCATCGTGCTGCCGGCCCAGGGGCTCATCGAGTTCCGGGACGCGCTGTCGCAGCTCATCCAGGACTACGGGGACGGGGACGGGGAGGGGGACGGGCCGGGCCGGGGCGCCGCCCGGACCCGGGacgaccaggaggaggagctgcccGAGGCCGCCTCCTTCCGCGTGGACAACAAGAGGTTCTACTTCGACGTCGGGTCCAACCGGTTCGGCGTGTTCCTGAAGGTCAGCGAGGTCCGGCAGCCGTACAGGAACACCATCACCGTCCCCCTGAAGGCCTGGTCCCGGGTCGGGGACAACTTCCTGCGCTACGAGGACGAGATGAGACGCATCTTCACCTGCcacaaggacaagaggacagaCACCCGCCAGGAcagcgaggagcaggaggactgAGCCGGAGCTCTGGGCCCACATGTCCTCCTGGAGACATGTCCCTGGAGACATGTCCCTGGAGACAAGTCcctggagacatgtcctcctggACACATGTCCTcctggagacatgtcctcctggACACATGTCCAcctggagacatgtcctcctggAGACATTTCCTCCTGGCGACAAGTCCCTGGAGACGTGTCCCTGGAGACATGTCCCTGGAGACAAGTCCTCCTTGAGACATGTCCCTGGAGACATGTCCCTAGAGTCAAGTACCTGGAGACATGGAGACGTGTCcctggagacatgtcctcctggAGACAAGTCCAcctggagacatgtcctcctggagacatgtcctcctggAGACAAGTCCTCCTGGAGACAAGTCCTCCTGGAGACAAGTCCTCCTGGAGACAAGTCCCTGGAGAAGTGTCCCTGGAGACATGTCCCTGGAGACAAGTACCTGGAGACAAGTACCTGGAGACATGTCCCTGGAGACAAGTCCTCCTTGAGACATGTCCCTGGAGACATGTCCCTAGAGACAAGTACCTGGAGACATGGAGACGTGTCCCTGGAGACAAGTCCTCCTGGAGACATGTCCTTCAGTAGTCCCCATGATGGACAGTGTCTGTGCCCCCTCAACCTTACAGCACCTGAACTgttgggtcccccccccccccccccccccccaagggcTGGGCAATGACTAATCTGAACCTGCCAAGAATCCaatccctcatcttcctcctcatcttcatcttcctcctcatgtCCTTGTCCCCCTTCATGTCCGTCCCTCAGTTCTGAACCTGTCTGACAGATGAAGGACTTATTGTTGCTAGAAGATGtgagaacatttatttattagagGTCTAATATTAGTATTAACtcgaccccccccacccccccccagggAGGATTTGGTTTCCTCCCACTTCTTGGAAAAAGAGGAAGTTCATGTTCTGATCGAGAAGCTGCTAAATTAtcccagaggtcagaggtcaagaggtcagaggtcacggcaGTGCAGTCATTTATGATGAAGCAGTGCATCATCGTCTTCTTCGTTCTTTCACTGATATTAAACATCTGAGTTTATACTTGAACTGAACCTCGAACACGTGAAGGGGCGGAACAGGAAGTGGCGTGAAGCAGAGAAGCCGTGTGGTGGTGGAGCAGATGTGTCCAGATGTGTCCAGATGTGTCCagatgtgtccagatgtttcctggaggacagacacacactcgtctCTTTGTTCTCGTGCGGTCGGATTATTCACACGACACAGTCATTACAGCCTCAGATTTACACACTTAATTCTAAGTAAAGTCTTGACACGCGTGTTGTGCTGAGCAAACAGTGGATGATCAGTTCGTCTCCTCCGGCCACGCCCCCCTGCTACACCCacctgaccaatcaggagccagtctcagctgtcaatcatgtcgTCTCCGCCCATTTTTAACTAATAACTTAAAACAactaaatgaaacaaacacgTAAACAACACTTGACTCTGCATCGACTGCTTCAGGTTCTGTCCACATCCCATCTGACTATTGGAgcgatactgcagccagccagcagggggcgatggagatgttttggcttcactttaaagAGTTgtcttgtcgtccatctttatttacagtagtttgtgtttgtgatggagACGAACCCGCTGTCTCATGACGAGTGTCGATCATCTGATGGATCTTTAACTCCAACGCTAGCTTTATGAAACTTTAAAACTCTTGTTGAAACATTGAGAAATATATCTTACAATATTTTACTACATGACCTCAAGATAATATTTGAAATGAGTCATCACAATGAGTCACGTGCTTCCAGAAGTTAGTGGACTGTGATGTGTGAAGAAATGAGTTGCTATGGAAACGTGTGCCTGTCCGGTGACGTCTCTGATTGTTGACGTAGGACAGATCTGTCCCTGTGGTTAGAAAGCTCTGAGGACACATtggtcttcctcctcttcctcctcttcctcttctctccaccgATGAAGGCTCACTGGTCGGTGGAGCTGAGCTGAGTTTGAGGGACCTGGTGAAACATCTGGATGCTGGAGGTCTGGTGTGAGACCACAAAGCTCAGGTTGACTTCAGTGAGGTTGTCGACTGGTCGAGGGAAGTTAAGGCTGAGTGACTTATTTTCATATGAAATCAAAAGTTTATGAAGTATAATGCAAAGCACAAagactctaaaataaaattagaaCATATTTAGCAAATGATTTGATGATCAGATTCATCATTGAAGAGGCAAAGCCTGAAGacctgaggacagagacacactttGTTTTCTCCTGGAAAGAGAACGAGTTCcttgaggtgaaatgtctcatgTTCGTCCAATTCCAAATATTTCTCCAAaaagcactttaaaaaaaagaagctgcaCTTTTGTTTTGCTGCCTTGTGATTGGTCGGGACCGTTTCTAACCACGCCTTCGTTGTGAAGAGACAATCACGGCTCCCGGCTCGTAGAAGCTTCTTCTCCCGTCTCACATCCACTCGTCTGTTCATTCAAACTTCATGTGAATCATCACAAACTAAACTTTGTGAAATGAGCACAAACATCAGAAGGTTTCACTCTGAGGAGATGAACAGTGTGAATCGTTTCCTTGGACCTGTTGGTTCTGGACGAGTCATCGTGATCAACGTTTGTGCTCATTTCACATATTGTTCATGAGTTTATGTGGAAGGAGGAAAACGATCTGAGCTCACGTGTCCTGATGTCCTCTCCTGGGATCTGTGACATGTGACACATCAGTGTTTTTACTCCAGAGCTGAAAATATTCTAAATCAAGCTTAAcaacatatatttataatttataattatataataagtGACCCAGTTTTaaaagaataacaaaaaaaaactcctccAGAATCAAATACATATACACTCTTGTATTATATGTATACGCATATCAGTATTTATATTAACGTTAGTCTGTTATTTGCATAATGATGTTGAGTTGTATGTTTGCCACAAACGCACAACAGTCAGAAAAAAGGTTATTTCACAACTGCACAGACGGAATCAAAGATTTAAAGAGGAGACAAAGGTTGTGTCCCATAAAAACATCTGAATGTTTTTATGAGCCGCGGCGTTCAGCCTCCGTCTTCCTGTCACGTATCTGCTCACTTGATCTTTTACCTTCTCAGTAAATTACAGATCCCGGGAATAAACATCCTGATTAAATGTCTGTTGAACATGATGAATGGAAATCAAATCTGACACATGGACAATTTAACGGGAATCAAAGAGTGGATCACTGGTCACTGATGGAGAACAGCAGCTGTGGTCAGCGAGccacacaaacattcaaacaaataGTTTGAAATTCAGTCTTTTAATTACTtatgaggaaaaataaatgtagagCATATAAGAACTAAAATAACAAATAGAACACTGATCTATTTAACCAATTACAAACGGTGTTTTTCCAATATTTCTGTGTTCAAGTCAACAATAGTTAATGTTGAACAAATGTTCACGTACAATTTGGTTTTCCCatttcctattattattattaatgaattTTATCGGatggaaataatacaaatgaaaagATCGTCAATTCTGgttatttaactttaaatcaagatcactttgtctttgtgtggacACTTGACCTGCCGAGGAgacggtgacctttgacctgtgtcTCCAGTAGAACTGGGACGTGCAGGTCCAGGCTGTGGAGAGAAATCTCACTCATGGAGAACTCTGTAGTTTCTTTCTCATCAGTGGAAAGCTCCGGAGCGTgaggtgtcccccccccccgggaccacagctgctggtcctggtccttcAGTGTCTCCGTGAGGTGTCCTCTCCCCAGTGGGACCacagctgctggtcctggtccttcAGTGTCTCCGTGAGGTGTCCTCTCCCCAGTGGGACCacagctgctggtcctggtccttcagtgtctctgtgaggTGTCCTCGGCCCAGTGGGACCacagctgctggtcctggtccttcagtgtctctgtgaggTGTCCTCTCCCCAGTGGGACCacagctgctggtcctggtccttcAGTGTCTCCCTGAGGTGTCCTCTCCCCAGTGGGACCacagctgctggtcctggtccttcagtgtctctgtgaggtgtcctccccccccctgggaccacagctgctggtcctggtccttcagtgtctctgtgaggTGTCCTCTCCCCAGTGGGACCacagctgctggtcctggtccttcagtgtctctgtgaggTGTCCTCGGCCCAGTGGGACCacagctgctggtcctggtccttcAGTGTCTCCGTGAGGTGTCCTCGGCCCAGTGGGACCacagctgctggtcctggtccttcagtgtctctgtgaggTGTCCTCTCCCCAGTGGGACCacagctgctggtcctggtccttcAGAGTCTCTGTGAGGTGTCCTCTCCCCAGTGGGACCacagctgctggtcctggtccttcagtgtctctgtgaggTGTCCTCGGCCCAGTGGGACCacagctgctggtcctggtccttcagtgtctctgtgaggTGTCCTCTCCCCAGTGGGACCacagctgctggtcctggtccttcAGAGTCTCTGTGAGGTGTCCTCTCCCCAGTGGGACCacagctgctggtcctggtccttcAGAGTCTCCGTGGTTTCGTGTGCTGACAGGAAAGTGACGCAGACAGTTCCTACAAAGCTCTGATCCGATGCTGGTCCCATGAGGTTTAGGAAGCCCCAGGATGTTGGACTTTGATGAACAACTTGAACAACTGATAACAAACATGGACTGTTTCCGACCCTGAGGCCTTAAAGCACCGTCGCTCTCCGACCGGGGACGTGACAGCTGCGCTGATTTAGATTCGTGTGCTTTATTTTAGCAGAAACAAAAGACTGAAAAGAGAAAACCGGTTCTTGCAGGATCGTTGCTTGATCGCATGTCGGATGAAAGTGAAAAGTGGTTTTGCACCAGTGCGCGTTGGGAGTAAAGGGGCGGGGCTTGCACAGTGTACGTGTCAGTCTGTGCTTGGTCGAGTGACGTGAATGTGAACATGCTTCAGACTCCTGTGGTGAGAAATGTAAAGACGTACGTGTTTggcaaatcatttaaaaatgaacTGAAGTGAGTAATGTGAACAGGTGTATATTTAGATAAATGTAACGTATTACATTGGTGTGTCCTATAGTCCTGTAGAGTAAGacttaaaaaacaaaggagGTTTTGTACTCTAGCACTTTCTTCAATGTGTACTGTATTAGTTCATCTTCTACTTGTAAAGTACTGTATGAATATTCATTACTTGCCTTgtaacaatgaaacaaagatgCGTCTAGAAATGGTAACCAAGACAACAGTTTGTAGAGTGTATGCATGCCAATGGTTGGGTCCCAGTTCAATAGGAAAACTGTATGAAAAAATGGTGCTatgttacatattatataaaGGTGCTTCTCCGGACCCCAGCTGGATGCATGCAAAGAGGAACTGCCAAGAGGAGGCAAGACGAAAATCAAACAGGAGAATCCGACTTTCCATAGGTTGAAGTGCGACTGCCTTGGAGTTAGCACTGAACCACGTCCGGCTCCCAGAGATCGGAGGACTCACGGATTCTCCTTCAGTGACTGTGTCGGGAAGAAGCTTTTTAACTCACGCAGAGAAAGCTGAAGCCACGTTCCTCCCTGATGTTCGGAGCTTCATCCCTGGAACACACGGGCTGTCGGCTGGAGTTTCTACCTGAAGACGAAGTGGAAACCGACCCCCGACCGGCTCACACATGGTGACGTCTAACTGTAAATATCAGTCTGACCCCGAGCTGCTGATCCAGAATCTGCTCCGAATCCACTCAGATCCTCAAACTGCAGTTTCACttcagaagaaaagaagaaggtcatgtttatttacagttacaCTGCCTTTGGGTCGAAGGTCTCAAAGATCGATAGACAATCTGCTGACATGGTTTCTTACTCTTGATTCTTCAGATGTTTATGTGTTGGAATAATTTCTCATGTAGCAAAGAGCAAAAATCAATGTCGTCTTTGAAAGGTCCGAGTCGTTTGAGTTTGGAAACTTGTGATGATTGTTGCTGGAAAAGaatttggaaaaagaaaatactgtaaGTTTATTGGTTGTACTGCTCatctttctttatgtttttcattaaatgttttacaGTATCATCGCTGCGTTCGCTTGTTTTCTGTCGGAGAGACTTCAGCCAGTGTCACGTGTTGCTGCAGTTTCCACAGACTGAACAAGATggacgtctccacttcctcccagtgGACAGACAAGCATcccgccaccagggggcgtccAGAGGTCCTGACCTCACCTGGGAGCTGGCATGTCtccatctgtatttacagtctgtgtaaCTCACGTGCACTTTCCCCTCTTTGGCTGCAAACTGGTTTTAATCCGCGACTGAAAATAGTcccagacaaaaaaaacctttgagGAGCGTTTGGTCGGATCTGTGTTTGGATGAGTCTtcatttagagagagagagagagagagagagagagagagagagagagagagagagagagagagagagagagagagagagagagagagagagagagagagagagagagagagagagagagagagagagagagagagagagagagagagagagagagagagagagagagagagagagagagagagagagagagagagagagagagagagagagagagagagagagagagagagagagagaggatggatggatggatggatggatggatggatggatggatggatggatagattactttattcatccccgaagggaaattaagtcgtcatagcagccggtatatttgaatacaataaaatacaatacaatagaataaaataaaaaatattgaggtagaaagaataaaaacagaaacacaagataaataggtagataaggtgcagtggcaagattatggtaatagtactgatgatatgatggtaatgttattgttagacagtatataaaaatagtacagtatatatagtatataatataacataatatatatttatatatgatagtaattataccaatataatagcagtatatagtaataatggcagcaacagtatatataataataatagtaatattaatataataataataattaaaacatgtacacatgtataaatatgtgtatataaacttatatatacaaagaatatacagagagtatgatataatatatgatatatagtagaggtataaatctTTACTTTACTATATGAGAACTGAATAATGTAAGTATAAATTATTATATGTTagtataaattattataaagtccttcttattaaaatatatttgtaatataatataatattgatTTAACGATATTAGGGAAGTGTTTACACACACGTCACCTGAAACACTCATTCCAGCCCAGGAGGGGGCGGTAATGCAGCGgaacacattgtgtgtttttgtgtgtgtctgttgttcttcttctcgGGTtcgtcacacatacacagaaacacacacacagggaatcGGGTGGATCAGCGtctcttcacttccttcacttcctctccgGATCCTCTCGTTTCCGTGTCGTCACCGCCTGAGGATCGTGCGTGAGGACGTCTGGTTCAGAACCCACAGAACTGAGATGAGCTGAGGACCTGCTGCAACTCAAcggttagtgtgtctgtgtgtgtgtgtgcgtgtgtgtgtctgtgtgtgtctgtgtgtgtctgtctgtgtgtgtgtctgtgtgtgtgtgtgtgtgtgtctgtgtgtgtgcgtgtgcgtgtgtctgtctctgtctctctgtgtatgtgtgtgtgtgtgtctgtctctctgtgtttgtgtgtgtctgtctctgtctctctgtgtctgtgtgtgtctgtctgtctgtcagtgtgtgtgtc encodes:
- the purg gene encoding purine-rich element-binding protein gamma translates to MDRGRARLAAVPRAAPPPPPLQPPPPLQDIQELASRRVDVQKKRFYLDVKQSARGRFLKIAEVWIGRGGQDNVRKSKLTLSMCAAPALRGCLGDFIDCYARIGLRGPDEPHSNGQGRVHEPRRRPHEHAPPSPAGSAASDEHAQRVLKSELIERDNRKYFLDLKENQRGRFLRIRQTVSRGGGHGSMGFYGTGIEHTIVLPAQGLIEFRDALSQLIQDYGDGDGEGDGPGRGAARTRDDQEEELPEAASFRVDNKRFYFDVGSNRFGVFLKVSEVRQPYRNTITVPLKAWSRVGDNFLRYEDEMRRIFTCHKDKRTDTRQDSEEQED